DNA sequence from the Pseudomonas fluorescens Q2-87 genome:
CCGACGATCTCGTTGGCCGGCACCCGCGCATCGGAACAACCGATCCACAAGTATTCCGGGGTTTGCTGACGAGCCAGCTTGGCGAAGAAGTCAGGATCCTCCTGCTTGATCGCATCGGCCCAGCGCGCGTTGTTATCAATCAGATCTTGTAATTCGTTCATGCTGTCCAGCCTCGATAGAGAGTGCGCAACTGTGACAGACGACCCTCCGTCCAGGTCACGTCGACAATGCATTGGAATTCCTGGCTGCCCTGCCGGTCGACAACAGTAAGGCCCACAGTATGAGGAATTGCCATGAATGATTCACGACGTCCTTTCGATGCGGCGCAACCGGAACCCATCGACGACAACGAAGACCGCATGGGCTCGATGCACGAACTGGAATTCGACGAGGACCAGCCCAGCGCGAAAATCGGCGACGAATTGCCGGAAGACGAACGGGAAAAACTGATGCCGGGTGAACGGGTCCGCGAAGCAGGCATGACCGGCGCGTCCACGGATGATCATCAGCCGACCGACGACGACCTGAGCCCCGAAACCCTGATCCGCGACGACGGCGCCCGCGACGCCCACGAAGCCGGCGAGGACGAACAGGCCGACTGGGACCTGAGCGTGGTAGGTGAAAATGATATCGGCGGCGGCGACGGGCTGGATGAGGCGGAAATGGCGGACATCGATCCGCTGGATGGCAAGCGTTGATCGGAGCAGCTCAGGCACTGCTTAGCGGCTGAACGCGAAGGTCACGTACGCCACAGATCCCCTGTGGGAGCGAGCTTGCTCGCGAAGGCGGCGGTACGTTCAACATCGATGCAAGCTGAACCAACGCTTTCGCGAGCAAGCTCGCTCCCACATTGGATCTGCTGTGGATAGGAAGTTGTGTTGCGGGCTCGCAGCCGCCTCAATCAACGAGGGTGCAGGCCATGACCACCGCGTCCTCACGCCCACCGACCGCCGGGTAATAATCCCGGCGCCGGCCGATCTCGTTGAAGCCATAGCGCTCGTACAGCCGGAACGCCGTGCGATTGCTGTCGCGCACTTCCAGGAAGCACTCCCGGGCCTCAGCCTTATAGGCGATGCACATGAGGTGCTCCAGCAGGCACAAGCCCAGGCCACGGCCTTGGTTTTCCGGCTTGACGGTGATGTTGAGCAGGTGGGCTTCATCCAGGATGATCTGCACCACACCGTGGCCCACTTGCTGCTGGCCTTCGAACATCAGCCAGATCTGATACTTGCCCAACCCATCGAGAAATATGCCTCGCGTCCACGGATGGCTGTAGGCCGCGTATTCGATTTTCAGCACAGCGTCGAGGTCCGCCTCGGTCATCGGGCGGAACGATACAGCGTCACTCATTCGATTCTTTCCAGCGCGCCATCAGCCGGCGCATGGCTTGCCAGACATCAGCCTTGCGCTGTGGCGTTTCCATTAACAGTTCCAGCCCGGGCAACGCCCAGGCCGAGCCCAGGCCTTCGACCTGCAATTCGCGATTGAACGCTTCGGCATCCGCCTCGCCGGCAAACTTCACCGCCGGCAGGCCGATCAGCCAGAGGCATACACACGGCTCATCTTCGAGCCGCGCCGAGACAAAACCCTGGACGAAATCCCGTGCTGCTTCCGGTCCCTGGTCCATGGTCCCGCGGGACAACAGCGGCCAGCGCACCGGTTCGCCAATGATCTGTGGCGCATCGGGCAAGCCGGCGGCGCGGAGCATGTCCTTGAGCAGCAGGTATGCCGGATCGCGGCTCTGGAAGGGTTCGCCCGTGGGCAGCTCGACGAGTAACAGGCAACGCCCCGCCCGCAGCAACTGAAGGGCGAAGCGCGGCGGTGCGACGTAGGGTGCCTTGGCTGGGGCCGGGGTGTCATCGACCGCCTCAACCGGCTTGGCGTTGGTGCGGGTCGAGGCCAGGCTCGGACGCGGCACCTCGATTTTCGGCCGTTCGACGGCAGGTGCCACTGGCTCGGCAACCGTCTTGGCCTCAGGCGCGATCACGACCGGCGCGATGTACTCGGGCTCGGGCGCTTCCAGCAGCTCGGGCCGCGACGGGGCGGCGAACGGCAATTCGGTGCGCGGCAGCCAATTGACCACCTGCATGGCGGTCAGATAGGCGCGGCGACGGGACTCGATAAGCAAGGGTCGGCCACTTGTGGATGACGGAAAGTGGTGGGATTCTACCGCCCTTCGACGCAGATCGCTTCCCTGTTGCATCAATAGTTGCTCGATCCGAACGACAGTCCGTCTCAGGGGTGAATCGCAACCGGCCCGATGCAGTACAATCGCCGCTTTTAATTGCCAACCCGACGGCCATTGCGATGATCGAACCCAAGCGCGTCTTGCGCGCCCTCGCTGAACACTGGGCATTGCTGGAACCTTTGTGCGAGCACTTCGACCAGGGCACCCTGAGCCTCAACGAATTGCGTTCACAGCTGGCCGCCCAACAACTGGACAGCACGCCCCAGGACATCACCAGCCTGCTGGACGTGTGGATCCGCCTGGACATTCTCGTGCCGGTGGCGAAAAGCCCGAACCGCTTCGAGCTCAACGCCCAGATCCATGATTTCCTCGCCTACCTGCGCCGCGAACACCGCCTGGGCCTGTGCCTGGAAATCGAAGCCTACCTGCGCCACCTCGAGCGCCTGGCCGGCTACATCCAGGACGCTTTCGACGTGCGCGACGGCAACGACCTGGCCCGCCAGCTGCGCCTGCTGGACATGCGCGTGCGCGATGTTCTCAAGAAACTCGCCAACGACGAGCAGGCCTTGGTGGCCGTGGCCGAACGCGCCAAGACCAGCGACCGGCAGATCCCGTTGCGCCAGCGCTACGCCGAAGTACTGGCGACCTGGGACGAATATGTCGAGCCGATGATTCAACTGGTGAACGCCGACGGGGCGTTCGAGCAAGGCGTGCGCAAAGTCGAGAACGTGCTGTTGCGCATGCTCACCGAACAGCAGCGCCTCGGCCACCTGGTGGACGACGACATGCTGCTGCGCACCCACGCGCGCATCCTTGAAATGCAGACCAGCGCCCAGTTGACGCTGCGTCACGCCCGGGAACTGCTGCTGCCATTGCGTGAAGAGGCTCGCCGCCATAACGCCGTGACCCGTGGCGCGGCTCTGGCCCTGTCTGCCATTCGCCGCAAAGGCATCGATGCCGTGCCGCAAGCCGCCATGCCGCTGTTCACCCGGCCGCAAAGTACCTTCCTGGGCAGTGCGAGCCAGGTCGAAGCTTATGTCTATGCCTTGGCTCGTTTCGAACCGAAACCGGCACGCTTCCCCAAGTCCCACAAGACCCACAAGGGCGGCGAGGCACCGCGTGCGCCACGCACCGTGCGCGAGATGGTCGAGCGCTGCGAAGACGCCTTGCCGATGCCGGACCTGATGACCTGGCTGCTGGAGCAGGAGCCGGACGGCGCCACCGACGAATTGCTGTATTGGTTCTCGCGCCTGTCGCGGGAAAAACGTTTCAAGCGCGAGCGTCTGGAACGCCGCGATTACCACACTCACGAGCATCAGGTCAGCCTGCGCTCCTTCGCCCTGCTCTCGGCCCGCGACACCGCCGCCGAGGATTCTGCGAGCATTCCCCATG
Encoded proteins:
- the rimI gene encoding ribosomal protein S18-alanine N-acetyltransferase, producing the protein MSDAVSFRPMTEADLDAVLKIEYAAYSHPWTRGIFLDGLGKYQIWLMFEGQQQVGHGVVQIILDEAHLLNITVKPENQGRGLGLCLLEHLMCIAYKAEARECFLEVRDSNRTAFRLYERYGFNEIGRRRDYYPAVGGREDAVVMACTLVD
- the mksB gene encoding Mks condensin complex protein MksB; protein product: MIEPKRVLRALAEHWALLEPLCEHFDQGTLSLNELRSQLAAQQLDSTPQDITSLLDVWIRLDILVPVAKSPNRFELNAQIHDFLAYLRREHRLGLCLEIEAYLRHLERLAGYIQDAFDVRDGNDLARQLRLLDMRVRDVLKKLANDEQALVAVAERAKTSDRQIPLRQRYAEVLATWDEYVEPMIQLVNADGAFEQGVRKVENVLLRMLTEQQRLGHLVDDDMLLRTHARILEMQTSAQLTLRHARELLLPLREEARRHNAVTRGAALALSAIRRKGIDAVPQAAMPLFTRPQSTFLGSASQVEAYVYALARFEPKPARFPKSHKTHKGGEAPRAPRTVREMVERCEDALPMPDLMTWLLEQEPDGATDELLYWFSRLSREKRFKRERLERRDYHTHEHQVSLRSFALLSARDTAAEDSASIPHAS